A single region of the Pan troglodytes isolate AG18354 chromosome 18, NHGRI_mPanTro3-v2.0_pri, whole genome shotgun sequence genome encodes:
- the LOC134808716 gene encoding rhophilin-2-like, with translation MSQAPVKENIPYSWASLACVKAHHCAALAHYFTAILLIDHQVKPGTDLDHKEKCLSQLYDHMPERLTPLATLKNDQQRRQLGACPSAPRCGSHLVPSWSCSQTATERSLKRAWERGVFQVIVATLGSEVMRHSPEPQRASQAVFSWGP, from the exons ATGAGCCAGGCACCGGTGAAAGAGAACATCCCCTACTCCTGGGCCAGCTTGGCCTGCGTGAAGGCCCACCACTGCGCGGCCTTGGCCCACTACTTCACTGCCATCCTCCTCATCGACCACCAGG TGAAGCCAGGCACGGATCTGGACCACAAGGAGAAGTGCCTGTCCCAGCTCTACGACCACATGCCAGAGAGGCTGACACCCTTGGCCACACTGAAGAATGATCAGCAGCGCCGACAGCTGGGTGCATGTCCCTCTGCACCCAGATGTGGGTCCCACTTGGTGCCCAGCTGGTCCTGCTCACAGACAGCCACAGAGAGGTCCCTGAAGAGGGCCTGGGAGAGGGGGGTGTTCCAAGTCATCGTGGCCACTTTGGGTTCGGAAGTCATGAGGCACAGTCCTGAGCCTCAGAGGGCTTCCCAGGCTGTGTTCTCATGGGGTCCATAG
- the LOC107966258 gene encoding rhophilin-2-like yields MAHHEESVQEASLCKKLRSIEVLQKVLCAAQERSRLTYAQHQEDDDLLNLIDAPSVVAKTEQEVDIILPQFSKLTVTDFF; encoded by the exons ATGGCTCATCACGAGGAGTCAGTGCAGGAGGCCAGCCTCTGCAAGAAGCTGCGGAGCATTGAGGTGCTACAGAAGGTGCTGTGTGCAGCACAGGAACGCTCCCGACTCACATACGCCCAGCACCAGGAGGATGATGACCTGCTGAACCTGATCGATGCCCCCAGTGTTGTTG CTAAAACTGAGCAAGAGGTTGACATTATATTACCCCAGTTCTCCAAGCTGACAGTCACGGACTTCTTCTAG